In Miscanthus floridulus cultivar M001 chromosome 8, ASM1932011v1, whole genome shotgun sequence, the sequence ctttagttagcctttgagagcacactaacataggatagtgtcatagcaTTTGTGTGGatcaacactatctaaactagaattgtggtaggtggcttgcattttaagtaggctagcgcaacacttgcttcgcctcataattgtctaaccattttgttaagtgttgttgtagaaattttattaggctattcacccccctctagccattaggacctttcagtcagcgatatggagcactccgcttgttgaacggcggcggtctccactagtgcccggaggttctggtggattcgcttgttcatgagggtcgttcggctcggacaggcCACACAGAAGTATTgccgcggcggcgatgttctggttcGCTCGAGCGAAGTGCAGGGGATTGGTCCCCCCTGTCCATGGCGTTGCGCTGGACCTGACAGGTGCGACCCCTGGGCGCTGCTCGCCGGTCTTCGCGCatggggcgtagtgtggtgcgcAGAGTGCACGGGCGCAGTCGGTGGCTGGTGCGTCCACTGTTGTCGTAGTCCTTCCCCTGTGCTCAGGTGTGAGCTCGGTGGTCCCCGCATGAGGGCCCGGAGAGGTGTGAGTCCATGAGGACTCCGCTTCCACTGGTGGGTGTCCCAGAGGGTCTACCatggcgcactcccaggacagacggtggctaggtgccatgtcgctgatgctgaagccgtcactcccgacgtcgtcatccatgatgtcgaggaaataggtgggagcatagctcatcatccccatgaactcagacgtgagagggtgcAGTGCCGGCATCTTTTGGAGCCCCTGGGCAGTATGCGTCCGCAGAAGAcgcaaggccgtaggggaaccgatcgtacggaCGGTTGCattggggacaacggggttccaTCGGgcaatcggcggaagatagaaaatagtaagtaaataacagcgtgtatattactcacaacggggtttgagtagagagtttgctcggaatgaagcgcagatgccgcgtcatCGAAGTCACGCGTCCcgaagtcgatggaggacgtccctccaacgagtgccgggtcgcgagccttctcgtggaggtgtagtacgccgagtcgggtggcgacaaagtctaggcttccgaagaggaaggcctgggatggctcgaagacaggtggaacccgcatcccagcgggtgagagtgcgggaaactccagcgagccgaagcgaatcataatgcccgagcccgccacagtgggggtggcagaaaaatgggccatccgatgaccaaaaagtgttgaacgtacaacgtcttccccatggacggcgccaactgtcggtgcagaaagtgaccaactagtgaatatttgtagttttgttgtacgttgtgatcggagatggcctagcactcaatgacagaggatttatactggtttcaGGCAacagtgccctacatccagtcggggtcggtcagtgactttattcctgagcccaggtgctcgaagtttgtagtggggttacaaacgagaaggagaaggatggggtgtacaagaggtccggtcgaaagggccgagagtgacaggaacttcgctatgagctaagtgttcaagcgggtgcttgaggtccgaacctgacggttctgtggttgtgagctagtgaacttaggAACTCTGATTAACTCGAATCGGTCTctcttgttggaggaagcgcacccccttttatagatgaaggggacggctttacaagtgagaggaaaaGGGTGCATAtgttaccgagccttgttgctcacgccgaccgagccttgttgcccacgtcggcgggtacaagataatggtaggcgcctataacactgttgatgtcactgtagaatgccagatgcatgtgggaggtcgtgctgccttcttTAGGGACGGTAGTCGTCAGTTCCTGCAAAtcctgtttgatgcctagagggcatgtgaggagtctcaccacgttcacatggtacggtaaatcccggtgCCCATAACGCTATCGATGCccggaggcatgtggggggggggggtcttaccgtatgggagtttttagcggcgcctacaatactgtagagggagatgtcggcgccgacaatactgtttgtgtcagggtagctgcagagtactgttccgtgcagggtatggtccctggtacagtggttttgatctatgagccttgccttgcttttctccgcacgtctcctggttcctaccgagcgggcgtccccggtcggataactctagtcggctctgagtgcaccggtcgaagaagagcggtgagcagggttccttcGAGCCtcggtcggagggacgcggggtcgggggtcggaagtagcgctttgggccaggccttcctaatcggagagggcgtccggagacgacgggaggccgaagcgagtgctccgatcggagtggtgggccgAAGGGGTCGACGAGCGGGCACCGCTCCTTTTGgtctagaccttctggtcggcgacTGGGCCATCCTTCCGGcctgttgtatttagactcttgggccgagccttggcgcggaagccggtcctcgagggaccccgggtttatgaacccgacagaaatGCTATAGCGATAGAATGTTAATCTGGTCatgaaatactccctccatcctagtaTAATATATAAGACATAACCACCTCTGGTTCAAAGACCAAGAAACATATTTAATTCTCTCTCAACACTAGTACTATTGCATCAATATACGTGCGTATAGAGAGAGGACGTCTTAATCATGGGACTTGAATAAAAAGTGATTACGCCTTATATAATAGGACGGAGGAAGTAATTAAGGAAACCACAAATCTTGGAAAAAAAAGGCCCGACATCACGAAGGCTACCGATCCCGCCTCCCCGGGCCATTTTCTTTTTCCCTCGCCTCCCAcggaggccttgtttggatgttgtcggattcacctcaatccacatgtgttgaagtggattggtgtgtaatttagttcaagttccacCGCCATTTATATGATTATTAAAAAAACTTATGCAAGGCTCtaaacctctctctctctctctttagaaAGAGATATAAAGTAGAACTGCATATTTTTACACTGAGAAGAATAAATAGTTTACGGTTTACACAGTTTACATACAACGCACTCACGCTTGAGCATGACGATGTAAACATATTATTATTACGGCTATATTGGAGGGCCCAATGCATGCAAAAACCACGCGTAGTAACGTTTTCACATGTCCGGCTGTCCCCCTACCTTATACGAGAAGATGATCTATCTAGACAATATCAAACGTGACATGCTGCGGGAGTACTGTACTGATGGTGGTTCTAGCAATTTGTTTAGCTTCCTCGATGGGTGGTTCACCGCCTCCATATCGCCGGTAATTATATGGTGGATATTGACCAATTTCTACTCTAAGAACCTCCAGTGCATCCGCATTTTCAATGATATGGAGAAGAAATTCGAGTTGCCCTCTTGTTGCTTTGAATCCTGAGATCCATACGTTCTTCAAATGATTATATTTGCATTTACATTGCCCAAGGTCTTTTCGGCTTGGACCCCCTTGTGCAAACCATAGATTGAAGCCAGCATACTGCAAAAAGAGTAAATCATGAACAAATTAAGACAAGAAGATGGAGATGGGTGCATATAGATAGACTTGGTGAAATTTTAGCTATATACATAATATAAtcactattttttttaaaattttttgaGGAGTGCATTTGAACCCCTAGTTATATATGGAACAGCTTCGCCCCCTAGTTGGGTATCAGTAGTAATAATAAGAGGACGAATAATACGTAACACTTGAATGAATTGAAAAATTACGAAACATTGAAAAATATATATAATGTACTAACATGGATGGGACTTACATAGACCTCCAGCTTTTCAATAAACGGTGCGGCTCTCAGGAATGAAACCGATGAATAAAGAAGCTTGTCAACCTCGTCGTGGAAATATCGAATTAGCAACTGTAAATGCCGGAGTTTGGAAAACCTTTTTAACGGGCGATCCCACGACCATTGCTTCTGAGAGAGTGAGAATTGAAACACAGAAAATTAATTAATTGTTTGAAGCTAGGTTATTACATTATTATTGATTGTGATTTGAAATAAAACATGAATGAAATAGTTAGGAACAGTACGGCACCTCTAGATATTTCAAACCAGGCCTCAAATCGGAGGTGAGGCTCTGCACGCTTGGAATACCATTGACAAGGGATATGAGCGCATGCTCAAAAACCGCCATGAGCAAGTCAAGATTTGCACTTTGCAGGTTCAACGAATGGACAAGACGGATAGGTACCAAGCGTCCGGTGTACTCAAAGGTAGCTAGATTGGCAGCATTGATGTCTATCTTGGTGACGAGTCCGCATTGAACATTGAGGTAGAGCAGACTAGGCAGTGGAGTCGCCAGCGTGAGTTGATCGTCGACGACGCATCTGTTTATGTGAAGCCACTGGATCTTGCTGGCGCAACGGGACAGCAGGTGCTCAAGATCCTCCCTGGCCATATGCAGCACGTCCAGACGAAGCTTCCTCAGATTCGGGAAGCCTTTGAACTGCGACGGTGGTCTGAAAGATACAAAGCTAAGGTGCAGCTGCTGCAGGCTGCTTCCCCAGTTGTTGTCTGAAACTGAAAGAAGCTGCCGGAAAGGAAACACGTACAGATCCTGCTTTCGGGGTAGACAAGATCCATCGTGCTCCCACCAGGTTTCGGGCTTGAGATCCAGGGATAGGTTCTTGGTCCGCGACGACGAGACGGCAAATTCCACCCACATGTGGATGTGATGAGCTAGCAGGCCGTGGGCGCCGCCGACGAAATCGGTTCTTACCTCAAGCGTTTCCACGACGGCGCagcggctacggtgtttctgCAAGACGCCGTTGACGTGAGGGATGAATCTCGCCACCTGGGTGGTTTCGCTCAGCTCGTACCTCTCGCATTTGCATATCGACACAGCATGGAAGGTTAGCCTGGGGCACGCTGACCACAGACGCATGCATCGCCTCCACTCGCTTGACAGGACGCTACTTCTTGCAAAATTCTTTTGCCGGCAGCTTCGACACGATCGTGTACAAAATGTCCTGCATGCAtgcaagtttttttttctctctctcattAGTACATACATATATTCAGTTGATTGAATACGAAATAATAGTGTGTATATACAATACTGGTGGAAGATCGGTGAATCGAAGGCCTGTTGCTGGGTTGTTGTTGTGTTGGGTCACCTCGTCGTCGACTGACACTGCTGCTGCGTCGGGGGACGAGGAGAGCCGGCGGCGGAGAGGAGGAAACCACCACATCCACATGTTGGCAAGCGCCGAGAGCACACCCCGAAACATGATCCGTATTATTTTCCAATCCAATCAATCAAAAAGGAAACAACGGCATGTATTTACAGACATCTCATGATCGGTTGCCTCCGATCCGATTCCGATCTGGGTCCTGGCCTGGGAACAGGAACCAACGACCACCGTTTCGGATACAGTACAGCAGGGGTCGTATCGTATTGTATTCTGCTGCGGTCGCGCCACCTTGCCCGACTCGACTCGCCCGCTGGGGCGGAAGCGTGGACAGAGGACAACGGGTCGCGggcccgaattttttactttttaacttttttttttaagtttctcacaaatagatttCTGGAGGAAAGATATcagaatctggacccttagctcggcgccgagATAACACGTCTCGGCACCAGCGTCCTTGACGCCGAGCTCCTACGCTCGAAGCGAACATGGAAGGTGACATggcaggaagctcggcgccagccaCCCTGACGCCGAACCTTTATTTTAACCCTGCCCCAACCTTTCTGCCCGAgcgttctttctcttctttctccttcctctcgggttttttctctccccacttcaccctacctcacgaatcgacatattggaccttagaaactttgatttgatccgtagatcttcgagagcaaggtatcctcgcccccctcctagtttttttcgtatcgattcggtatatattagtcggatttttgaacttaagaatcgtcattacttatagtttcattttatccctcaatatatgtattatacaaccgtaggatgatgtcAAGACATGAAAAAACTAgtaaacctaggcgcatgtagttatgttatgggttcattgttgtgcatcaaatgggaaaccctaggtttagggtttaatgttaattgctttcggttcttagaactaAATTGGttatattgtagttatggttcgcattgacatttatttgtgatgttttgatttttgtttgttaaattacatccgttttgttagatgcaagaaatatttcgggaggagttttggcgaaaatggggtcgtcctcgagaattataccccgacgcgtctagcaaagatgcccctgtccctcctgacctccctgtctctAATTGTGActatggtttcccggcccatgtttttcaattgaaatatccggacacagcggcgcgttgcttctacacatgcagtcgttttaatgtaagaaattgtttccactatcttttttttatttgtgtaactatgctactaatattttattggaatctcgttgtgtaggaccatgagaggtgctttttctttcagtggatcgacggtgcagacaagtttgatcctagttatctccttttcgatgattggtttagagggagacatccacgtgagcacttcaagcggtgggtttcacccccctaaccctccgccaatgacggctaaggagaagcacctagccgcagttagacgactcgaggaacctcctctgtgcgattgtggagatcgagctgtgataaaccctgagaatacgttggagtttgtgtgtccaaacaagcatgaagtaagtgcaaagtgtatg encodes:
- the LOC136470400 gene encoding uncharacterized protein, which translates into the protein MRLWSACPRLTFHAVSICKCERYELSETTQVARFIPHVNGVLQKHRSRCAVVETLEVRTDFVGGAHGLLAHHIHMWVEFAVSSSRTKNLSLDLKPETWWEHDGSCLPRKQDLYVFPFRQLLSVSDNNWGSSLQQLHLSFVSFRPPSQFKGFPNLRKLRLDVLHMAREDLEHLLSRCASKIQWLHINRCVVDDQLTLATPLPSLLYLNVQCGLVTKIDINAANLATFEYTGRLVPIRLVHSLNLQSANLDLLMAVFEHALISLVNGIPSVQSLTSDLRPGLKYLEVPYCS